A genomic stretch from Edaphobacter aggregans includes:
- a CDS encoding YceI family protein, which produces MRLAILCLVASTVLPPLSRAQAPVFTITPEDSSIKFHVKASVDLTGTFEKWAATLTFTSPDVTTGVLDVKIQAASVNTGSGMKDGKLKSKDFFDVEHDPLITFHSTKVVQTGPDTFDVQGTFTIRGVSKPETLTLTVSGKGTGSGAITGTMAFDRKDYGMNSGIPFIKIADRVEVNIDLHGKRVSGPALVYKQ; this is translated from the coding sequence ATGCGATTAGCCATTCTTTGCCTCGTGGCATCCACAGTGCTGCCACCATTGAGCCGGGCACAGGCTCCTGTCTTCACAATTACGCCGGAAGATAGCTCGATCAAGTTCCACGTCAAGGCCTCGGTCGACCTGACCGGCACCTTCGAAAAGTGGGCCGCCACGCTCACCTTCACCTCACCCGATGTCACAACAGGCGTCTTGGACGTCAAGATTCAGGCGGCCTCCGTCAATACCGGAAGCGGCATGAAGGACGGCAAGCTGAAGAGCAAGGACTTTTTCGACGTCGAACATGACCCCCTCATCACCTTCCACTCAACAAAGGTTGTTCAGACCGGCCCGGACACCTTTGACGTTCAGGGTACCTTTACGATTCGCGGAGTCTCTAAACCCGAGACCCTGACCCTGACCGTCTCCGGCAAGGGAACTGGCTCAGGCGCTATCACGGGAACGATGGCCTTCGACCGCAAGGACTACGGCATGAACAGCGGCATCCCCTTCATCAAGATAGCCGACCGTGTAGAAGTAAATATCGACCTCCATGGAAAGCGCGTAAGCGGCCCAGCGCTCGTTTACAAACAATAA
- a CDS encoding LacI family DNA-binding transcriptional regulator, translated as MAVRLKDIARDLGVSVVTVSKVLRGNADIGEATRRRVLKRMKELNYQPNMMARGLASGRTYTVGLVVPDLVHPFFAEFAKSLGGVLRTSKRALILASSEEDPEVERQEIRTLLSRGVDVLLIASCQANLRNFYELGDDRTPYLLFDRDFPHLAAHFVGSDNVQVGEMATKHLIEIGRTRIAHIGGKNTSPAFDRLRGYKNVLAESGLSAPEDYVVVRERVEEAGDALGFEAMQELLKLKPRPDAVFCYNDLTALGAMDATLKAGLRVPEDIAFIGCGNLRYANYLRVPLSSIDHGTAELGRIAGEFALELSAKPEQEPKSILVPPTLVARESTVGVSGGK; from the coding sequence ATGGCTGTTAGGTTGAAAGATATTGCACGGGATCTTGGGGTCTCGGTGGTGACCGTCTCGAAGGTGCTACGGGGGAATGCCGATATTGGCGAGGCGACTCGGCGGCGCGTTCTGAAGAGGATGAAGGAGCTGAATTATCAGCCGAATATGATGGCTCGCGGGCTGGCTAGCGGGCGGACGTATACGGTGGGGTTGGTGGTGCCGGACCTGGTGCATCCGTTCTTTGCTGAGTTTGCGAAGTCGCTGGGCGGGGTACTGCGGACGAGTAAGCGGGCGCTGATTCTGGCTTCGTCGGAGGAAGACCCGGAGGTGGAGCGGCAGGAGATTCGTACGCTGCTGAGCCGGGGTGTGGATGTTCTGCTGATTGCATCGTGCCAGGCGAATCTGCGGAATTTTTATGAGCTGGGGGATGACCGGACTCCTTACCTGTTGTTCGATCGAGATTTTCCGCATCTGGCGGCGCACTTTGTGGGCTCGGACAATGTGCAGGTGGGTGAGATGGCGACGAAGCACCTGATCGAGATTGGGCGGACGCGGATTGCGCATATCGGCGGCAAGAATACGAGTCCAGCGTTCGATCGGTTGCGTGGGTATAAGAATGTTCTGGCGGAGAGTGGGCTTTCGGCGCCGGAGGACTATGTCGTGGTTCGAGAGCGTGTGGAAGAGGCGGGCGATGCGCTGGGGTTCGAGGCGATGCAGGAGCTGCTGAAGCTAAAGCCGCGGCCGGATGCGGTGTTCTGCTACAACGACCTGACGGCGCTGGGAGCGATGGACGCGACGTTGAAGGCTGGGCTGCGGGTTCCGGAGGATATTGCGTTTATCGGATGCGGGAATCTGCGGTATGCGAATTATCTGCGGGTTCCGCTGAGCTCGATCGACCATGGAACGGCGGAGCTGGGGCGGATTGCGGGGGAGTTTGCGCTGGAGCTATCGGCTAAGCCGGAGCAGGAGCCGAAGAGTATTCTTGTGCCGCCTACGCTGGTGGCGAGGGAGTCCACGGTGGGGGTTTCGGGTGGTAAGTGA
- a CDS encoding glycoside hydrolase family 3 C-terminal domain-containing protein has protein sequence MNKRFLSILVLLAGVAPVFAQQGPYPFKDPALPAEKRIDNLLSLMTFDEKIDCLGTRTGVPRLGVPNFGSSEGIHGVVQRESRPGRPMITTTQFPQPPGMGESWDPELVREAGGVQGYEARFITQTEKYNRQILMLWGPQADLARDPRWGRSEEVYGEDPFFNGTMVVAFTKGLQGDDPKYWQSAALLKHFLANSNENFRTSSSSDFDQRLFWEYYSVPFRMGFLEGGAKGVMASYNAWNGTPMAINPILKSIVQKEWGVDVLSSDGGAVKLLVTSHKRFANQQQAVVACLKAGINQFLDTYKDETKAAVKDGLVSEREIDDLLRPKFRVTIRLGLLDPPEMVPYAKIKDEPEPWNTEKDKAVSEKMALESVVLLKNANSFLPLKKDSIKSIAVIGPLADSIHWDWYGGTPPHAITPLQGIKDEVGPGVTVKYAADEIGNAAVNAAKTSDVAVVVVGNDPTCGPDMPHDWYNSADGGGTLPCTVPSDGREGRDRESITLAQEQLVKQVYAVNPKTVVILVSSFPFAINWSQANVPAILHMAHSSQDEGTALAKVLFGGYNPGGRLVTTWPKSVEQLPPMMDYDVRHGRTYMYFKGDPLYPFGYGLSYTTFGYSNLKTSSKELASDGSVTVSVDVTNTGSQTGDEVVQLYVKHPKSKVERPGEELKGFQRVTLKPNETKTVQIPLKASTLAYWDEKQGRFKVEAEPVSVMVGSSSKDIKLTTEVRVP, from the coding sequence ATGAATAAGCGATTTTTGAGTATCCTCGTCCTTCTTGCGGGGGTTGCTCCAGTGTTTGCGCAACAGGGACCGTACCCGTTTAAAGATCCTGCTCTGCCAGCGGAGAAGAGGATCGATAATCTTCTTTCGTTGATGACGTTCGATGAGAAGATCGATTGTCTGGGGACGCGAACGGGTGTGCCTCGTCTTGGGGTTCCGAACTTTGGTAGTTCGGAGGGGATTCATGGGGTCGTTCAGCGAGAGAGCAGGCCCGGGCGTCCCATGATTACGACGACGCAATTTCCGCAACCTCCTGGTATGGGTGAGTCGTGGGACCCGGAGCTAGTGCGTGAGGCTGGTGGTGTGCAAGGGTACGAAGCGCGATTCATCACGCAGACGGAAAAGTACAACCGACAGATCCTGATGCTGTGGGGGCCGCAGGCGGATCTTGCGCGGGATCCGCGGTGGGGCAGGAGCGAAGAGGTCTATGGTGAGGATCCGTTCTTCAATGGAACGATGGTCGTTGCTTTTACAAAGGGGCTGCAAGGGGATGATCCGAAGTATTGGCAGTCGGCGGCGCTGCTGAAGCACTTTTTGGCGAACAGTAATGAGAACTTCCGGACTAGTTCGTCGTCGGACTTCGATCAGCGACTTTTTTGGGAGTACTACTCGGTTCCGTTTCGCATGGGCTTTCTGGAGGGCGGTGCGAAAGGTGTGATGGCGTCGTACAACGCCTGGAATGGGACTCCGATGGCTATCAATCCCATTCTCAAGAGCATTGTTCAGAAGGAGTGGGGCGTCGATGTGCTCTCGAGCGACGGCGGTGCGGTGAAGTTGCTGGTTACTTCGCATAAGCGTTTTGCGAATCAGCAACAAGCCGTGGTGGCTTGTTTGAAGGCTGGCATTAATCAGTTTCTCGATACGTATAAGGATGAGACGAAGGCGGCGGTGAAGGATGGATTGGTGTCCGAGCGAGAGATTGATGATCTGCTGCGGCCCAAGTTCAGAGTAACGATTCGGCTGGGATTGCTTGATCCGCCGGAGATGGTTCCTTACGCGAAGATCAAGGATGAGCCTGAGCCCTGGAACACGGAGAAGGACAAGGCGGTTTCGGAGAAGATGGCGCTTGAGTCGGTTGTGTTGCTCAAGAACGCTAATTCGTTTTTGCCGTTGAAGAAGGATTCGATTAAGTCGATTGCGGTTATCGGGCCGCTTGCTGATTCGATTCACTGGGACTGGTATGGCGGTACGCCTCCGCATGCGATTACTCCGCTGCAGGGAATCAAGGATGAAGTGGGGCCGGGGGTTACGGTGAAGTATGCCGCCGATGAGATCGGCAATGCTGCGGTGAATGCGGCGAAGACGTCCGATGTGGCAGTTGTTGTGGTGGGCAATGATCCGACGTGTGGTCCGGATATGCCGCATGATTGGTATAACTCTGCCGATGGCGGTGGAACGCTGCCGTGCACTGTGCCCAGCGATGGACGTGAAGGGCGTGATCGCGAGAGTATCACTTTGGCGCAGGAACAGCTGGTCAAGCAGGTGTACGCCGTCAATCCGAAGACCGTGGTGATCCTGGTCTCGAGCTTTCCGTTTGCGATTAATTGGTCGCAGGCTAATGTTCCGGCGATTTTGCATATGGCGCACTCTTCGCAGGACGAGGGGACGGCGCTGGCTAAGGTTCTCTTTGGCGGTTACAACCCCGGTGGGCGATTAGTGACGACTTGGCCGAAGTCGGTGGAGCAATTGCCGCCGATGATGGACTACGACGTTCGCCATGGCCGTACGTATATGTACTTCAAGGGTGATCCGCTTTATCCATTTGGTTATGGCTTGAGTTATACGACCTTCGGTTACTCGAATTTGAAGACGAGTTCCAAAGAGTTGGCGAGTGACGGAAGCGTTACGGTCAGCGTAGATGTGACGAACACAGGTAGCCAGACGGGCGATGAAGTGGTGCAGCTTTATGTGAAGCATCCGAAGTCGAAGGTCGAGCGGCCGGGTGAAGAGCTCAAGGGTTTCCAGCGCGTTACGTTGAAACCGAACGAGACGAAGACGGTGCAGATTCCGCTGAAAGCGTCGACGCTCGCTTACTGGGACGAGAAGCAGGGACGATTCAAGGTCGAAGCGGAACCGGTAAGCGTGATGGTCGGAAGCTCTTCGAAGGACATCAAGCTGACCACGGAAGTCCGTGTTCCATAG
- a CDS encoding bleomycin resistance protein — protein MANSAGIVYASAMEPIIKAAIPILPAADTTESLSWWTDICGFKETFRDATPPNYAGINRGDAYLHIAGMSDKVLARTVGDQTMVRIAVKGVEAMYEEFQSRGGTVHPNGPLQTKPWGTKEFAAIDPNGVCVTFME, from the coding sequence GTGGCGAATTCAGCTGGAATCGTCTATGCTTCGGCAATGGAACCGATCATCAAGGCTGCAATTCCAATTCTGCCCGCTGCTGATACGACGGAATCTCTGAGTTGGTGGACTGACATCTGCGGGTTCAAGGAAACGTTTCGCGATGCTACGCCGCCGAACTATGCAGGAATCAATCGCGGCGACGCTTACCTGCACATTGCCGGCATGAGCGATAAGGTGCTCGCACGAACGGTCGGCGACCAGACCATGGTGAGGATCGCTGTAAAGGGCGTTGAGGCCATGTACGAGGAATTTCAGAGTCGTGGCGGCACGGTGCATCCCAATGGACCGTTGCAGACGAAGCCCTGGGGGACCAAGGAGTTTGCCGCGATCGACCCCAATGGGGTGTGCGTGACGTTCATGGAGTAG
- a CDS encoding DinB family protein: MKPIALAFLLSLTMQVYAQDPPPPKTPPTLRSILLDQLHTTHDKEDWFVPVNIAVQGLTADQAKWTPGPGNHSVGQLANHLLFWNTEALTRFKGEKPPKFSGNNDETFNNFDAAQWATTVQQLDKVLTEWEKAIEAADDKKLELWAPTIARIGTHNAYHTGQIIYVRKLQGVWDPAKGVK, encoded by the coding sequence ATGAAGCCAATCGCCCTCGCCTTTCTGCTCTCGCTCACCATGCAGGTCTACGCGCAAGACCCGCCACCCCCCAAGACCCCACCCACCCTCCGAAGCATCCTCCTCGATCAACTACACACCACCCACGACAAGGAAGACTGGTTCGTCCCCGTCAACATCGCCGTCCAGGGCCTCACCGCCGATCAGGCCAAATGGACCCCCGGCCCCGGTAACCACTCCGTAGGCCAGCTCGCCAATCATCTCCTCTTCTGGAACACCGAAGCGCTGACCCGCTTCAAAGGCGAGAAGCCGCCTAAATTCAGCGGTAACAACGACGAGACCTTCAACAACTTCGACGCCGCCCAATGGGCCACCACCGTCCAGCAGCTCGACAAAGTCCTCACCGAATGGGAGAAGGCAATCGAAGCCGCTGACGACAAGAAGCTTGAGCTCTGGGCCCCCACCATAGCCCGCATCGGTACTCACAACGCCTACCACACCGGCCAGATCATCTACGTACGCAAGCTCCAGGGCGTCTGGGACCCAGCTAAAGGAGTCAAGTAG
- a CDS encoding inositol oxygenase family protein, with translation MATIPVSSNAPLKDLDEWDDFLTGRYQEGKSESEFRQYDEKATPGVAEFYRLNHQFQTFDYVMAKEKEYFGLNKGEKSIWEAAEFLNTLVDDSDPDTDLTQIEHLLQTSEAIRKDGHPRWFVLTGFIHDLGKVLCLWGEPQWGVVGDTFPVGCAYSKDIVFPEYFAANPDIKNPLYQTKYGVYEPNCGLDKVHMSFGHDGYIGEVMKKYMPEESLYMLRYHSFYSAHRHGAYRHLMNDHDVEMLEWVNKFNVYDLYSKGHTKPNVKELKPYYDDLFAEFFPEKIAW, from the coding sequence ATGGCGACCATACCTGTTTCGAGCAATGCTCCACTGAAAGATCTTGATGAGTGGGATGACTTTTTAACCGGGCGCTACCAGGAAGGCAAGAGCGAGAGTGAGTTCCGTCAGTATGACGAGAAGGCGACGCCGGGCGTCGCGGAGTTCTATCGGCTGAATCACCAGTTCCAGACGTTCGACTATGTGATGGCGAAGGAGAAGGAGTACTTCGGGCTGAACAAAGGCGAGAAGAGCATCTGGGAAGCGGCGGAGTTTTTGAACACGCTGGTGGACGACAGCGATCCTGATACAGACCTGACACAGATTGAGCATCTGCTGCAGACTTCGGAGGCGATCCGGAAGGATGGACATCCGCGTTGGTTTGTATTGACGGGATTCATTCATGATCTTGGCAAGGTGCTTTGCCTTTGGGGCGAGCCACAGTGGGGCGTGGTGGGCGATACGTTTCCTGTGGGCTGCGCTTACTCGAAGGACATTGTGTTTCCGGAGTACTTTGCGGCGAACCCGGATATTAAGAATCCGCTGTATCAGACGAAGTATGGCGTGTATGAGCCGAACTGCGGGCTCGACAAGGTGCATATGTCGTTTGGGCATGACGGCTACATCGGCGAGGTGATGAAGAAGTACATGCCGGAGGAGTCACTGTACATGCTGCGGTATCACTCGTTTTATTCGGCGCATCGGCATGGAGCTTACAGGCACTTGATGAATGATCATGACGTCGAGATGCTGGAGTGGGTGAATAAGTTCAATGTGTATGACCTGTACTCGAAGGGGCATACGAAGCCGAATGTGAAAGAGCTGAAGCCTTACTACGACGATCTGTTCGCGGAGTTTTTCCCGGAGAAGATTGCCTGGTAG
- a CDS encoding 5-deoxy-glucuronate isomerase, with protein sequence MSERLVRDTASQMGRHISIRPGSSSMREVSYGRIRLGGAQKEVSFANEGQETGLICVQGEGVVLAGGERFVMTPQDALYVPKGTLITVQTDGEVDLVECSAPVDGEYPLQFVSVEDVRADEKLHFVAGSAGAHREINILLGSNIQAGRLVAGVTRSLPGNWTSWPPHEHAAMLEEIYVYIDMPAPSFGLQLVYTGEISPAEVEVVREGDAVLLPEGYHPNVAIPGGTLNFVWIMAAHREVVDRKWGVVQVDRRYAS encoded by the coding sequence ATGTCGGAACGATTGGTGCGGGATACGGCGAGTCAGATGGGCCGCCACATTTCTATTCGACCCGGGAGTAGCTCGATGCGTGAGGTTAGCTATGGGCGGATACGGCTGGGCGGTGCGCAGAAGGAAGTGAGCTTTGCAAATGAAGGGCAGGAGACGGGACTGATCTGTGTGCAGGGTGAGGGCGTGGTGCTGGCTGGCGGTGAGCGCTTTGTGATGACTCCACAGGATGCGCTGTATGTGCCGAAGGGGACTTTGATTACAGTGCAGACGGATGGGGAGGTGGATCTGGTGGAGTGCTCGGCTCCTGTAGATGGGGAGTATCCATTGCAGTTTGTCTCAGTGGAGGATGTGCGGGCGGATGAGAAGCTGCACTTCGTTGCTGGCTCGGCGGGTGCGCATCGCGAGATCAATATTTTGCTGGGGAGCAATATTCAAGCGGGGAGGTTGGTGGCTGGGGTGACGCGGTCGCTGCCAGGGAACTGGACGAGCTGGCCTCCGCATGAGCATGCAGCGATGCTGGAGGAGATTTACGTGTACATCGATATGCCGGCGCCGAGCTTTGGGCTGCAATTGGTGTATACCGGCGAGATCAGTCCGGCTGAGGTGGAGGTAGTGCGCGAAGGCGATGCAGTTCTTTTACCGGAGGGTTATCACCCGAACGTTGCGATTCCAGGAGGGACGCTGAATTTCGTGTGGATCATGGCTGCGCATCGCGAGGTGGTGGACCGGAAGTGGGGAGTGGTTCAGGTGGATCGGCGATACGCTTCGTGA
- a CDS encoding TonB-dependent receptor, giving the protein MRTIPKRMLKVEGHFGASAWLSLALTLLLLFPALSAYGQFESASVLGYAKDSSGAAIPGATITLTNIATSISQTTKADGEGRYEFPSVPIGEYKVVAEASGFEKVQTQNFTVTTNARQRVDVAMKTGSVSETVTVTAAAAVLETETSSRGQVVGMREIQNLPLNGRSYADLALLAPGVRKSFLQNQSTTSREASFNVNGQRSAFNNFLLDGLDNNSYGTSNQGFANENIPPSPDAVSEFRLETNNYSAEYGRASGAVINASIRRGGNQFHGGAWDYNRNTVFNAIGPFPPTSGQKPAFIRNQFGGTFGGPIWRDHTFFFADYEGTRQIALSFGTATLPTAEQRAGTFLLHAANGTTTPIPLQNPITGKIYANGIIPASDQTPFARAVMAALPGTTNGAALNTSAAYANNFSAFPRGTINDDKGDIRIDHTFSQKLSVFGVYSQHQTTIFDPPTFGGPAGGNANSNVHIYNRQIAFGTTYVITPSSLLDFRMGIGHNEGGKSPYGVGQPSLLTQNGITNGIPTDPLIVRSLNAQSVSGFAQFGAQPASPQFQNPSVINPKANYTLVHGIHSMKVGYEYQAINTQINDYNPSYGQDNYGGAYSTVPNCTTPPAAPVTPCATNPTDAFSQLSQARNLADFLFGNRNSYSLTNFFIASVRQRMNFMYFQDDIKVRSNLTVNAGLRYELATPQYEANNKLANFDPSTKTLIQAKDGSIYDRALVNMALNNFAPRFGFAYSVTPNTVIRSGYGISYTQYNRAGGENNLTYNGPNVVNATINNASPSPASLCLNDTQDQTKCFRQTQQGYSVTLTAPSAFNPALVTSRYIPKDTRTGYVQSYHLSVQQQLRGGLVMDFAYVGNTGRHLQILADYNQANPCTAALASQCPGSTLAARRPIPTFGDIEIAYGGGPSNYNSLQFKVEKRYGNGLYLLNSFTYGRAFDLSSGHLETSNGDNSRVNFANPAGDYGRSGYDQPLNNTTSIIYDLPYGKGRRFGSSAPYLMNALLGGWQLTVINNMNSGLPVNLNYTNSTSNGTNVTDLYTYRPNVTGNPVAPAANRVKTATALTGWLLKSTGAGVPGVSVPTGGSPFGNAQRNMVVSPAFYQTDLGLHKAFPLWREGSTFDFRCEAFNILNKVNYQAPDGNISNSTFGAISSAYPARQLQLAAKVFF; this is encoded by the coding sequence ATGCGAACTATTCCGAAAAGAATGTTGAAGGTGGAAGGCCATTTTGGAGCATCGGCATGGCTGAGTCTGGCGTTGACGCTGCTACTGCTGTTTCCGGCGTTGAGCGCCTATGGACAGTTTGAGTCGGCATCCGTGCTTGGGTATGCGAAGGATTCGTCGGGTGCGGCGATTCCGGGCGCTACGATCACGCTGACCAATATTGCGACCAGCATCTCGCAGACGACGAAGGCCGATGGCGAGGGGCGGTATGAGTTTCCGAGTGTGCCAATCGGCGAGTACAAGGTCGTCGCAGAGGCTTCAGGTTTTGAAAAAGTGCAGACGCAGAACTTCACAGTAACGACGAATGCGCGGCAACGCGTGGATGTTGCGATGAAGACGGGATCCGTTTCGGAGACAGTAACGGTGACGGCTGCCGCGGCTGTGCTGGAGACGGAGACGAGCTCTCGCGGTCAGGTAGTTGGTATGCGAGAGATTCAGAATCTTCCGCTGAATGGCCGGTCTTACGCCGACCTGGCGTTGCTGGCTCCGGGCGTGCGCAAATCCTTTTTGCAGAATCAAAGCACGACGAGTCGTGAGGCGTCTTTCAACGTCAATGGCCAGCGCAGCGCCTTCAATAACTTCCTGTTGGATGGTTTGGATAACAATTCTTATGGAACGTCGAACCAGGGTTTTGCCAATGAGAATATTCCGCCATCGCCGGATGCAGTTTCAGAGTTTCGGCTGGAGACGAACAACTACAGCGCGGAGTATGGCCGCGCATCGGGTGCGGTGATCAATGCCAGCATTCGGCGCGGCGGCAATCAGTTCCATGGGGGTGCGTGGGACTACAACCGGAACACAGTATTCAATGCCATCGGGCCGTTCCCACCTACTTCGGGTCAGAAGCCAGCGTTCATCCGCAATCAGTTCGGTGGAACGTTCGGCGGGCCGATCTGGCGTGACCATACGTTCTTCTTTGCGGACTATGAGGGCACGAGGCAGATCGCACTGTCGTTTGGAACTGCAACTTTGCCGACAGCGGAACAGCGTGCGGGAACGTTCCTGCTGCATGCTGCCAATGGGACAACAACGCCGATTCCGCTGCAAAATCCCATCACCGGAAAGATTTACGCTAACGGCATTATTCCGGCGAGCGATCAGACTCCGTTCGCCAGGGCTGTTATGGCTGCTTTGCCAGGTACAACGAATGGGGCTGCACTCAATACTTCGGCTGCCTATGCGAACAACTTCTCGGCGTTTCCGCGCGGCACGATCAATGATGATAAGGGTGACATCCGTATCGATCACACCTTCAGTCAGAAGCTGAGCGTTTTTGGTGTGTACAGCCAACACCAGACGACCATCTTCGATCCGCCTACATTTGGCGGTCCGGCCGGTGGCAACGCCAATTCCAATGTGCATATCTACAACCGGCAAATTGCGTTTGGTACGACATACGTCATTACACCGTCGTCGCTGTTGGATTTCCGCATGGGTATCGGTCATAACGAGGGCGGCAAATCGCCTTATGGCGTCGGTCAGCCAAGCCTGCTCACGCAAAATGGCATCACGAACGGCATTCCGACGGATCCGCTTATTGTCCGCAGCCTGAACGCACAGAGCGTTTCGGGTTTCGCGCAATTCGGAGCTCAGCCGGCCAGCCCGCAGTTCCAGAATCCTTCGGTCATCAATCCCAAGGCAAACTACACCTTGGTTCATGGAATCCACTCGATGAAGGTCGGCTATGAGTATCAGGCGATCAACACGCAGATCAACGATTACAACCCGAGCTACGGTCAGGACAATTACGGCGGGGCCTATTCCACTGTTCCAAACTGCACTACTCCTCCGGCCGCACCTGTAACACCATGCGCAACTAATCCGACCGATGCGTTTTCGCAACTCTCGCAGGCTCGTAATCTGGCGGACTTTCTTTTTGGGAATCGCAACTCGTATTCGTTGACGAATTTCTTTATCGCCTCGGTGCGTCAGAGGATGAACTTCATGTACTTCCAGGACGACATCAAGGTGAGGTCAAACCTGACGGTCAACGCCGGCCTGCGCTATGAGCTGGCAACGCCGCAGTATGAGGCGAACAACAAGCTTGCCAACTTTGATCCTTCTACGAAGACGCTGATTCAGGCTAAGGATGGTTCAATCTACGACAGAGCTTTGGTAAACATGGCATTGAACAATTTTGCGCCACGCTTTGGCTTTGCTTATAGCGTGACGCCGAATACGGTTATTCGTTCCGGCTATGGCATCAGCTATACCCAGTACAACCGCGCCGGTGGAGAAAATAATCTGACCTACAACGGGCCTAATGTTGTGAATGCAACTATCAACAACGCATCGCCATCGCCCGCAAGCCTTTGCCTCAACGACACGCAGGACCAGACAAAATGCTTCCGTCAGACACAGCAGGGTTACTCGGTGACGCTGACGGCTCCGTCGGCATTCAATCCGGCACTTGTGACGTCGCGCTATATACCGAAGGACACGAGGACCGGTTACGTGCAGAGCTACCACTTGTCTGTGCAGCAGCAGTTGCGGGGCGGGCTCGTTATGGATTTCGCGTATGTGGGCAATACTGGCCGGCATCTGCAGATTCTTGCCGACTATAACCAGGCGAATCCTTGCACCGCGGCGCTGGCTTCTCAGTGCCCTGGTTCCACGCTGGCAGCACGCCGTCCCATACCTACCTTTGGCGATATCGAAATTGCTTACGGTGGTGGACCCTCCAACTACAACTCATTGCAGTTCAAGGTTGAAAAGCGCTACGGGAATGGTTTGTATCTGCTCAACTCGTTCACGTACGGTCGCGCTTTTGACTTGTCGTCGGGGCATCTTGAGACGAGCAACGGTGATAATTCTCGCGTGAATTTTGCTAACCCTGCGGGTGACTATGGCCGGTCGGGCTATGATCAGCCGCTCAACAACACCACTTCGATTATTTACGACCTGCCTTATGGAAAGGGACGTCGCTTTGGAAGCAGCGCTCCATATCTTATGAACGCGCTTCTTGGTGGATGGCAGCTGACCGTTATCAATAATATGAACAGCGGTCTGCCGGTAAACCTCAACTACACGAACAGCACGTCGAACGGGACGAATGTCACGGATCTGTATACGTACAGGCCCAACGTGACGGGTAATCCCGTGGCTCCTGCTGCGAATCGAGTGAAGACGGCGACTGCACTGACTGGTTGGCTGCTGAAGTCGACTGGTGCAGGGGTTCCCGGCGTCTCTGTTCCGACTGGCGGCAGTCCATTCGGCAATGCACAGCGGAACATGGTTGTCTCTCCGGCGTTCTACCAGACGGATCTAGGCTTGCATAAGGCGTTTCCGCTATGGAGAGAGGGATCGACCTTTGACTTCCGTTGTGAGGCGTTCAATATCCTCAACAAGGTCAACTACCAGGCACCAGACGGCAATATCAGCAACTCAACCTTCGGGGCTATCAGCTCTGCTTACCCTGCACGACAGCTTCAGCTTGCAGCCAAGGTGTTCTTCTAA
- a CDS encoding metallophosphoesterase family protein, whose amino-acid sequence MAQTASPTRFHFAVVSDTHIIDDYYQKGTENGVEDNESILRTTERLVSARTLINSLRPKIEKVFVPGDCFHNYPSADYDFYFKNRTRIDIAKELFDGFEMPVHLGFGNHDYDVPRVSREMSHRLFAEKLKAKPYSSVDYKGFRFVHLNNFMGATWDKSSDQFNKGLGSLGVEQLNWFEGQLQDRKPTVVFIHYPLWIVVPTEVKDYGLHPLLYKYRDSIQLVAAGHWHKWVDFAHTYGPQHYVTAATRYDPNAYMLFEADSKKQTLRWMNEDLVQWSTHYAKPYKG is encoded by the coding sequence GTGGCACAGACTGCATCTCCTACCCGCTTTCACTTCGCGGTGGTGAGCGATACACATATCATCGACGACTACTACCAAAAAGGTACTGAGAATGGTGTCGAGGATAATGAGAGCATCCTTCGCACGACGGAACGCCTGGTTTCTGCGAGGACGTTGATCAACTCGCTGCGGCCTAAGATCGAGAAGGTTTTTGTTCCGGGTGACTGCTTCCACAATTACCCGTCGGCTGACTACGATTTTTATTTCAAGAACCGCACGCGGATTGATATTGCGAAGGAGCTGTTTGATGGCTTCGAGATGCCGGTGCATCTTGGATTCGGCAACCATGACTATGATGTTCCTCGTGTGTCGCGCGAGATGTCGCATAGATTGTTTGCCGAGAAGTTGAAGGCTAAGCCATACTCGTCGGTTGACTACAAGGGATTTCGGTTTGTGCATCTGAACAACTTTATGGGTGCGACGTGGGATAAGAGTTCCGATCAGTTCAATAAAGGGTTGGGTTCGCTGGGTGTGGAGCAATTGAACTGGTTTGAAGGACAATTGCAAGATCGAAAGCCCACGGTAGTTTTCATTCACTATCCGCTTTGGATTGTGGTGCCGACCGAGGTGAAGGATTACGGCTTGCATCCGTTGCTCTACAAATACCGGGATAGTATTCAGCTTGTGGCTGCCGGGCACTGGCATAAGTGGGTGGATTTTGCGCATACTTATGGGCCGCAGCATTATGTGACTGCGGCTACGCGATACGATCCCAATGCGTATATGTTGTTTGAGGCGGATAGTAAGAAGCAGACGCTTCGGTGGATGAATGAGGATCTGGTGCAATGGTCGACGCATTATGCCAAGCCTTACAAAGGCTAA